Proteins co-encoded in one Papaver somniferum cultivar HN1 chromosome 5, ASM357369v1, whole genome shotgun sequence genomic window:
- the LOC113279630 gene encoding uncharacterized protein LOC113279630, whose translation MQLISDLNKPWIILGDFNAVISQEEKFGGRAPNRNAMLEFSECLNQCELLPAPKTGLQFSWSNCQKGKALNNLVKAQNEHASREVQANTLLRQKSRIKWIKEGAANKSFFHTNMKNRNSKNMICELEDKYGNVIVDQEKIADLLVNHFQENFKYKLVDCTDNLLDVIPKVINEEDQKMLDNIPDEEEIKKVVFDIDPENAPGPDGFSGIFYRSCWEIIKNDLVNAIQFCWRRNFILKGMKSSFLFLLPKVQGAKSAKNFRPIGLSIIFKIFTKLITKRMSGLMNKLISPQQVAYVKGRSIHEQVMLASELVNEMKFKRRGGNFGIKLDISQDYDTVSWKFLIKVLKKYGFSSSWCEWLIILFKSARISVMVNGGPCGFFPAERGLKHGDPLSPILFGIMEEVLGRNISALVDRGELQPMVTKKGQIINKAKSKLFVDGTSQQRKKMISELVNMEVAKFPDKYLGVYFASGKITSAMVWPIVELIHSKLAAWKDEEWALFFSAKFKDKYGQWSENWKQYSVWRGLKWAWNELKDDVMWCVGYGSKISIWFDIWSGDRSLISLIGYTDYIRNNKGMKVQALIHEGKWIIPDELQQYIPTTNLPVISAGTDKRVWICGKNDKFSTTDAIEKIRRREAILSWPKYIWQNFLHPSIASNIWKLQKQVYVDDVIMANRVFDFANASSFEDVCKAAEKKKSNSQANMDDCSLCNHERTMVSEKCKVI comes from the exons ATGCAGCTAATAAGTGATCTCAACAAGCCATGGATAATACTTGGTGATTTTAATGCAGTAATTTCtcaagaagaaaaatttggtggaaGAGCTCCTAATAGAAATGCAATGTTAGAATTCAGTGAATGTCTTAATCAGTGTGAACTACTTCCAGCTCCTAAAACTGGTTTACAATTTTCATGGTCAAATTGTCAAAAAGGAA AGGCTCTTAATAATTTAGTAAAGGCTCAAAATGAGCATGCAAGCAGAGAGGTTCAAGCAAATACATTGTTAAGGCAGAAATCTAGAATTAAGTGGATTAAAGAAGGAGCAGCCAATAAAAGCTTCTTTCATACAAATATGAAGAATAGAAACTCAAAAAATATGATTTGTGAACTTGAAGATAAATATGGTAATGTGATTGTGGATCAAGAAAAAATTGCAGACTTATTGGTGAATCACTTTCAAGAAAATTTTAAGTATAAACTAGTGGATTGTACTGACAATTTATTAGATGTGATACCTAAAGTCATTAATGAGGAAGATCAAAAAATGTTGGATaacattcctgatgaagaagaGATTAAGAAAGTTGTTTTTGATATTGATCCAGAGAATGCTCCAGGTCCTGATGGTTTTTCAGGCATATTTTATAGAAGTTGCTGGGAAATAATCAAGAATGATTTAGTTAATGCTATTCAATTCTGCTGGAGGAGAAATTTTATACTTAAAGGAATGAAATCAAGCTTTTTATTCTTACTTCCTAAGGTGCAAGGAGCTAAATCTGCAAAAAATTTCAGACCAATTGGGTTAAGTATTATCTTCAAAATATTCACAAAACTTATCACTAAGAGAATGAGTGGGTTAATGAATAAGTTAATATCACCTCAACAAGTTGCTTATGTAAAAGGGAGAAGTATACATGAACAAGTAATGCTTGCATCTGAGCTTGTCAAtgaaatgaaattcaaaagaagggGAGGAAATTTTGGTATaaaacttgatatttctcaagATTATGACACAGTAAGTTGGAAATTCTTAATCAAGGTGTTAAAGAAATATGGCTTCTCTTCTTCTTGGTGTGAATGGTTAATTATATTGTTCAAATCAGCAAGGATATCTGTAATGGTTAATGGTGGTCCATGTGGATTTTTTCCTGCGGAGAGAGGATTGAAACATGGAgacccattatctccaattctgtTTGGAATAATGGAGGAAGTATTAGGCAGAAATATTTCAGCTCTGGTTGATAGGGGAGAGTTGCAGCCAATGGTCACCAAAAAAG GTCAAATAATCAACAAAGCCAAAAGTAAGCTTTTTGTGGATGGTACTTCTCAACAGAGGAAGAAAATGATTAGTGAACTAGTAAATATGGAAGTGGCGAAATTTCCAGATAAATATCTGGGTGTGTATTTTGCTTCGGGGAAGATCACCTCTGCAATGGTGTGGCCAATAGTTGAATTAATTCATAGCAAGTTAGCTGCATGGAAGG ATGAGGAATGGGCATTATTCTTCTCTGCCAAATTTAAAGACAAATATGGTCAATGGTCTGAAAATTGGAAGCAATATTCTGTTTGGAGGGGGTTGAAATGGGCATGGAATGAACTAAAAGATGATGTCATGTGGTGTGTGGGATatggatcaaaaatatctatttGGTTTGATATATGGAGTGGTGACAGATCCTTAATTAGTCTAATTGGCTACACAGATTATATTAGAAATAATAAGGGTATGAAAGTACAGGCTTTAATACATGAAGGCAAGTGGATAATTCCAGATGAATTACAACAATACATTCCTACAACAAATTTGCCAGTGATAAGTGCTGGAACTGACAAGAGAGTATGGATTTGTggcaaaaatgataaattttcaACAACTGATGCAattgagaaaataagaagaagagaagctATTCTGTCATGGCCAAAATACATTTGGCAAAACTTTCTTCATCCCAGCATTGCTAGTAATATCTGGAAATTACAGAAACAGGTGTATGTGGATGATGTAATAATGGCAAATAGAG TATTTGATTTTGCTAATgcatcatcatttgaagatgtCTGTAAAGCAGCTGAGAAAAAAAAGTCTAATAGTCAAGCAAATATGGatgattgtagcttgtgcaaccATGAAAGAACTATGGTTTCAGAGAAATGCAAGGTTATTTGA